The Capsicum annuum cultivar UCD-10X-F1 unplaced genomic scaffold, UCD10Xv1.1 ctg54340, whole genome shotgun sequence genome contains a region encoding:
- the LOC124893131 gene encoding uncharacterized protein K02A2.6-like: MDVIGPIEPPESNGHRFILVAIEYFTKWVEVASYRFAIKKVITDFIRNSLICRFGVPESIITNNRLNWNSHLMNEICDQFKIIHLNSTAYRPKMNGAVETANKNIKKILRKMVENNRSWHEILPYALLGYRTTVRTSTEVTPYLLVYGNKAVIPAEV, from the coding sequence ATGGATGTTATCGGACCGATAGAGCCACCGgaatcaaatgggcatagatttattttggttgctatTGAATACTTTACTAAGTGGGTCGAAGTTGCTTCATATAGATTCGCCATCAAGAAAgtgattacagattttataagGAATAGCTTGATTTGCCGATTTGGGGTGCCAGAATCGATCATTACTAATAACAGGTTAAACTGGAATAGTCATTTGATGAATGAGATTTGTGATCAGTTTAAAATTATTCATCTTAACTCGACTGCATATCGTCCAAAAATGAATGGAGCTGTGGAAACCGccaataagaacatcaagaagattTTAAGGAAGATGGTCGAAAATAATAGGTCATGGCATGAGATTTTACCCTATGCTCTACTAGGGTATCGTACGACAGTTCGAACCTCCACCGAGGTAACTCCTTATCTACTTGTTTATGGGAATAAAGCTGTGATACCTGCTGAGGTTTAA